The Cyprinus carpio isolate SPL01 chromosome A9, ASM1834038v1, whole genome shotgun sequence genome window below encodes:
- the LOC109111433 gene encoding gastrula zinc finger protein XlCGF52.1-like isoform X1 — MTMSKHTGGKLLVKQLRSSCLIKMALMKEESEDVRIDEAFRFKQEDTEETDLMPLKEELLNENEAKEEKHDFTTGENFRCSQTEITSSQKRAQKTGTRNYFTCFHCGKSFNQHEELKAHMRVHNEEKPFTCQQCGKKFNETGGLKRHVRVHTGEKPYTCQQCGSSFTQKGSLKRHMRIHSGEKLFTCKLCGKTFLHKGNLKIHMRVHTGEKPFTCVQCKQCFTRKESLKNHMRIHSRANCFVCQQCGRSFLNSKHLIRHVITHTGENPFMCHHCGKSFTLKGNLKTHMRIHTGEKPFACQHCGKSFRHNVSLKIHMRLYTGEKPFTCLQCKKCFTYQRDLKRHLQTHSGMKLDSSECDKRFRKRRHFKNNLCSHSGRRRFNCGKCNKKCIVPSHLKIHLKSHADVRRYSCLCVERLLNGLAI, encoded by the exons ATGACAATGTCCAAACACACAGGGGGAAAACTCCTGGTGAAACAGTTGAGATCCTCATGCCTTATAAAGATGGCGCTTAtgaaagaggagagtgaagacgtgaGGATTGACGAAGCATTCAGAttcaaacaagaagatactgaggaaaCAG ACCTGATGCCACTAAAAGAAGAgttactaaatgaaaatgaagccaAAGAGGAGAAACATGATTTCACAACTGGAGAAAATTTTAGGTGCTCACAAACTGAAATTACTTCTTCACAAAAAAGAGCCCAAAAGACAGGAACTAGAAATTATTTCACCTGCTTTcattgtggaaaaagtttcaatcAACATGAAGAACTTAAAgcccacatgagagttcacaatgaagagaagcctttcacctgccagcagtgtggaaaaaaatttaatgaaacagGAGGCCTTAAAAGGCATGTGAGAGTTCACACTGgtgagaagccttacacatgccaacagtgtggaagcagtttcactcaaaaaggaagtCTGAAgaggcacatgagaattcattcTGGAGAGAAGCttttcacctgcaaactgtgtggaaagacCTTCTTACACAAAGGAAATCTAAagattcacatgagagttcacactggagagaaaccattcacatgtGTTCAGTGTAAACAATGTTTTACACGTAAAGAAAGCCTTAAAaaccacatgaggattcactcaAGAGCCAACTGTTTCGTGTGTCAACAGTGTGGTAGGAGTTTCCTAAACAGTAAACACCTGATAAGGCATGTAATaactcacactggagaaaaccctTTCATGTGtcatcactgtggaaagagtttcactcttAAAGGAAACCTCAAgactcacatgagaattcacactggagagaagccttttgcATGCCAAcattgtggaaagagttttagacATAATGTAAGTCTTAAGATTCATATGAGACTttacactggagagaagcctttcacatgCCTTCAGTGTAAGAAGTGTTTCACATATCAAAGAGACCTGAAACGTCATTTGCAAACTCATTCCGGAATGAAATTGGACAGTTCTGAGTGTGACAAAAGGTTtagaaaaaggagacattttaaaaataacctgtGCAGTCACTCTGGAAGAAGGCGATTTAATTGtggtaaatgtaataaaaaatgtattgtgccGTCACACTTAAAGATACACCTGAAAAGTCATGCAGATGTGAGACGCTACTCATGTCTTTGTGTGGAAAGGCTTTTAAATGGCTTGGCAATTTAA
- the LOC109111431 gene encoding gastrula zinc finger protein XlCGF26.1-like: MALIKEESEDIRIEEAFSVKQEDTEEQIDPMSLKKESEVPAEMEEKYQNEKCDFITGEKSLSCTKTGKTSSQNRTQKSGTSYFSCFQCGKSFSQHENLKAHMRIHNGECPFTCQQCGKSFTEKGSLKRHMRIHTGEKPFTCQECGKSFTQKGTLKRHMRIHTGEKPYSCKLCGKSFKAELNIRYHMKIHTGEKPFMCHQCGKSFRHNVSLKSHMKIHTGEKPFMCHQCGKSFRHNISLSTHMRIHTGEKPFTCDQCGKSFRCKVTLNCHMKIHSREDCFICQQCGMSFTNLERLNSHEIIHSGENPFKCHECERIFQFKKSLKSHMRIHTGEKPYTCPQCGRCFTYKATLDSHMRSHTGESPYTCKLCDKTFSHNGNLKTHMRVHTGEKPFICVECGKCFTRKESLNYHMRIHSREICFVCHQCGKSFTDQKHLKRHVIIHAGENSLMCHHCGKSFTHKGNLKTHMRIHTGEKPFMCHQCGKRFSHKVSLKTHMRIHTGEKPFTCHQCGKSFRHNVSFKTHLKIHTGEKPFTCHHCGKCFMFKGNLKTHMRVHVGERSVTCQRDLKHHSQTHSVNKLQCSVCNKTFTKRSNFKNHQRIHPEARQFNCEQCNKKFLSLSHLHIHLKSHVDVRRYQCFLCGKGFKWLGNLKWHQKRRICVKLRLRSQHS; the protein is encoded by the exons ATGGCGTTAATTAaggaggagagtgaagacatcaggattgaagaagcattcagtgtgaaacaagaagatactgaggaacaaataG ACCCAATGTCACTAAAGAAGGAGAGTGAAGTACCAGCTGAAATGGAAGAGAAAtatcaaaatgagaaatgtgatTTCATAACTGGAGAAAAATCTTTGAGTTGCACAAAGACTGGAAAGACTTCCTCACAAAACAGAACTCAAAAGTCAGGAACTAGTTATTTCAGCTGCTTtcagtgcggaaagagtttcAGTCAGCACGAAAACCTTAAAgcccacatgagaattcacaatgGTGAGTGCCCTTTCACCTGCcagcagtgtggaaaaagttttacagaaaaaggaagccttaaaagacacatgagaattcacactggtgagaagcctttcacctgccaagaatgtggaaaaagtttcactcaaaaaggaaccTTGAAAAGGCACATGAGAATCCAtaccggagagaagccttactcctgcaaactgtgtggaaaaagttttaaaGCAGAACTAAACATCAGGtatcacatgaaaatccacactggagagaagcctttcatgtgccatcagtgtggaaagagtttcagacataATGTAAGCCTCAAGTctcacatgaaaattcacacaggagagaagcctttcatgtgccatcagtgtggaaagagtttcagacataATATAAGCCTCAGCACTCACATgcgaattcacactggagagaagccgttcacatgtgatcagtgtggaaagagtttcagatgtAAAGTAACCCTTAATTGCCACATGAAGATTCACTCAAGAGAGGACTGTTTTATATGTCAACAGTGTGGAATGAGTTTTACAAATCTAGAGCGTCTAAACAGCCATGAAATAATTCACTCTGGAGAGAATCCTTTCAAATGTCATGAATGTGAAAGGATTTTCCAGTTCAAAAAATCCCTTAAGtctcacatgagaattcacactggagagaagccttacacttGCCCACAGTGTGGAAGGTGTTTTACATATAAAGCAACACTTGATTCCCACATGAGGAGTCACACTGGAGAAAGCCCTTATACTTGCAAACTGTGTGATAAAACCTTCTCACACAATGGAAATCTAAAgactcacatgagagttcacactggagagaagccatttaTATGTGTTGAGTGTGGAAAATGTTTCACACGTAAAGAAAGCCTTAATtaccacatgaggattcactcaAGAGAGATCTGCTTTGTgtgtcatcagtgtggaaagagttttacagaCCAGAAACACCTTAAGAGGCATGTCATAATTCACGCCGGAGAAAACTCTTTAATGTGCCAtcattgtggaaagagtttcacacataAAGGAAACCTAAAgactcacatgagaattcacactggagagaagcccttCATGTGCCATCAGTGTGGGAAAAGGTTCAGTCATAAAGTGAGCCTCAAGacccacatgagaattcacactggagagaagcctttcacatgccatcagtgtggaaaaagtttcagacATAATGTGAGCTTTAAGACTCACctgaaaattcacactggagagaagccattcacaTGCCATCACTGTGGAAAGTGTTTCATGTTTAAAGGAAACCTCAAgactcacatgagagttcatGTTGGAGAGAGGAGTGTTACATGTCAAAGAGACCTAAAACATCATTCACAAACTCATTCtgtaaataaattacagtgtTCTGTGTGTAACAAGACATTTACAAAAAGGAGCAATTTTAAAAATCACCAGCGCATTCACCCTGAAGCAAGGCAGTTTAATTGTGAACAGTGTAATAAAAAATTTCTTTCATTATCACACTTGCATATACACTTGAAAAGTCATGTAGATGTGAGACGCTATCAGTGTTTTCTGTGTGGAAAGGGTTTTAAATGGCTTGGCAATTTAAAATGGCACCAGAAAAGACGTATCTGTGTAAAATTAAGGCTACGTTCACAACACAGTTAA
- the LOC109111433 gene encoding gastrula zinc finger protein XlCGF52.1-like isoform X2 has translation MALMKEESEDVRIDEAFRFKQEDTEETDLMPLKEELLNENEAKEEKHDFTTGENFRCSQTEITSSQKRAQKTGTRNYFTCFHCGKSFNQHEELKAHMRVHNEEKPFTCQQCGKKFNETGGLKRHVRVHTGEKPYTCQQCGSSFTQKGSLKRHMRIHSGEKLFTCKLCGKTFLHKGNLKIHMRVHTGEKPFTCVQCKQCFTRKESLKNHMRIHSRANCFVCQQCGRSFLNSKHLIRHVITHTGENPFMCHHCGKSFTLKGNLKTHMRIHTGEKPFACQHCGKSFRHNVSLKIHMRLYTGEKPFTCLQCKKCFTYQRDLKRHLQTHSGMKLDSSECDKRFRKRRHFKNNLCSHSGRRRFNCGKCNKKCIVPSHLKIHLKSHADVRRYSCLCVERLLNGLAI, from the exons ATGGCGCTTAtgaaagaggagagtgaagacgtgaGGATTGACGAAGCATTCAGAttcaaacaagaagatactgaggaaaCAG ACCTGATGCCACTAAAAGAAGAgttactaaatgaaaatgaagccaAAGAGGAGAAACATGATTTCACAACTGGAGAAAATTTTAGGTGCTCACAAACTGAAATTACTTCTTCACAAAAAAGAGCCCAAAAGACAGGAACTAGAAATTATTTCACCTGCTTTcattgtggaaaaagtttcaatcAACATGAAGAACTTAAAgcccacatgagagttcacaatgaagagaagcctttcacctgccagcagtgtggaaaaaaatttaatgaaacagGAGGCCTTAAAAGGCATGTGAGAGTTCACACTGgtgagaagccttacacatgccaacagtgtggaagcagtttcactcaaaaaggaagtCTGAAgaggcacatgagaattcattcTGGAGAGAAGCttttcacctgcaaactgtgtggaaagacCTTCTTACACAAAGGAAATCTAAagattcacatgagagttcacactggagagaaaccattcacatgtGTTCAGTGTAAACAATGTTTTACACGTAAAGAAAGCCTTAAAaaccacatgaggattcactcaAGAGCCAACTGTTTCGTGTGTCAACAGTGTGGTAGGAGTTTCCTAAACAGTAAACACCTGATAAGGCATGTAATaactcacactggagaaaaccctTTCATGTGtcatcactgtggaaagagtttcactcttAAAGGAAACCTCAAgactcacatgagaattcacactggagagaagccttttgcATGCCAAcattgtggaaagagttttagacATAATGTAAGTCTTAAGATTCATATGAGACTttacactggagagaagcctttcacatgCCTTCAGTGTAAGAAGTGTTTCACATATCAAAGAGACCTGAAACGTCATTTGCAAACTCATTCCGGAATGAAATTGGACAGTTCTGAGTGTGACAAAAGGTTtagaaaaaggagacattttaaaaataacctgtGCAGTCACTCTGGAAGAAGGCGATTTAATTGtggtaaatgtaataaaaaatgtattgtgccGTCACACTTAAAGATACACCTGAAAAGTCATGCAGATGTGAGACGCTACTCATGTCTTTGTGTGGAAAGGCTTTTAAATGGCTTGGCAATTTAA
- the LOC109111433 gene encoding gastrula zinc finger protein XlCGF8.2DB-like isoform X3, which yields MTCQILMLLSDAPGELLLDLMPLKEELLNENEAKEEKHDFTTGENFRCSQTEITSSQKRAQKTGTRNYFTCFHCGKSFNQHEELKAHMRVHNEEKPFTCQQCGKKFNETGGLKRHVRVHTGEKPYTCQQCGSSFTQKGSLKRHMRIHSGEKLFTCKLCGKTFLHKGNLKIHMRVHTGEKPFTCVQCKQCFTRKESLKNHMRIHSRANCFVCQQCGRSFLNSKHLIRHVITHTGENPFMCHHCGKSFTLKGNLKTHMRIHTGEKPFACQHCGKSFRHNVSLKIHMRLYTGEKPFTCLQCKKCFTYQRDLKRHLQTHSGMKLDSSECDKRFRKRRHFKNNLCSHSGRRRFNCGKCNKKCIVPSHLKIHLKSHADVRRYSCLCVERLLNGLAI from the exons ATGACCTGCCAAATACTAATGCTGCTCTCAGATGCACCTGGGGAGCTCCTACTAG ACCTGATGCCACTAAAAGAAGAgttactaaatgaaaatgaagccaAAGAGGAGAAACATGATTTCACAACTGGAGAAAATTTTAGGTGCTCACAAACTGAAATTACTTCTTCACAAAAAAGAGCCCAAAAGACAGGAACTAGAAATTATTTCACCTGCTTTcattgtggaaaaagtttcaatcAACATGAAGAACTTAAAgcccacatgagagttcacaatgaagagaagcctttcacctgccagcagtgtggaaaaaaatttaatgaaacagGAGGCCTTAAAAGGCATGTGAGAGTTCACACTGgtgagaagccttacacatgccaacagtgtggaagcagtttcactcaaaaaggaagtCTGAAgaggcacatgagaattcattcTGGAGAGAAGCttttcacctgcaaactgtgtggaaagacCTTCTTACACAAAGGAAATCTAAagattcacatgagagttcacactggagagaaaccattcacatgtGTTCAGTGTAAACAATGTTTTACACGTAAAGAAAGCCTTAAAaaccacatgaggattcactcaAGAGCCAACTGTTTCGTGTGTCAACAGTGTGGTAGGAGTTTCCTAAACAGTAAACACCTGATAAGGCATGTAATaactcacactggagaaaaccctTTCATGTGtcatcactgtggaaagagtttcactcttAAAGGAAACCTCAAgactcacatgagaattcacactggagagaagccttttgcATGCCAAcattgtggaaagagttttagacATAATGTAAGTCTTAAGATTCATATGAGACTttacactggagagaagcctttcacatgCCTTCAGTGTAAGAAGTGTTTCACATATCAAAGAGACCTGAAACGTCATTTGCAAACTCATTCCGGAATGAAATTGGACAGTTCTGAGTGTGACAAAAGGTTtagaaaaaggagacattttaaaaataacctgtGCAGTCACTCTGGAAGAAGGCGATTTAATTGtggtaaatgtaataaaaaatgtattgtgccGTCACACTTAAAGATACACCTGAAAAGTCATGCAGATGTGAGACGCTACTCATGTCTTTGTGTGGAAAGGCTTTTAAATGGCTTGGCAATTTAA